The following proteins come from a genomic window of Streptomyces sp. NBC_01716:
- a CDS encoding AAA family ATPase: MIVWVNGSFGAGKTTLVAELSSRWPDALVYDPEQVGLVLRDIVDVPTGDFQDLPLWRSQLVSLALGLLKEYERPVLVPMTLVHPLYVSEVFGALEAAGVTMHHFFLKVPADVLERRLRARVVTHGGGDPERDAAGLEWVMERMVRCVAAVDTMPTGTIFLDGERPTADLADDLLKRVGAEI; encoded by the coding sequence ATGATCGTCTGGGTGAACGGTTCTTTCGGCGCGGGCAAGACGACACTGGTCGCGGAGCTGTCGAGCCGTTGGCCCGACGCGCTGGTGTACGACCCGGAGCAGGTCGGCCTCGTCCTGCGGGACATCGTGGACGTCCCGACCGGGGACTTCCAGGATCTGCCGCTGTGGCGAAGCCAGTTGGTCTCGCTGGCGCTGGGGCTGCTCAAGGAGTACGAGCGGCCGGTCCTCGTGCCGATGACGCTCGTGCATCCGCTCTATGTGAGCGAGGTCTTCGGCGCGCTGGAGGCGGCCGGAGTCACCATGCACCACTTCTTCCTCAAGGTCCCGGCGGACGTGCTGGAGCGCCGCCTCAGGGCCCGGGTGGTCACACACGGTGGCGGCGACCCGGAGCGCGACGCCGCCGGCCTCGAATGGGTCATGGAGAGGATGGTGCGCTGTGTGGCGGCGGTGGACACCATGCCCACCGGGACGATCTTCCTGGACGGCGAGCGGCCGACGGCGGACCTCGCGGACGACCTGCTGAAGCGGGTCGGCGCCGAGATCTGA
- a CDS encoding HEAT repeat domain-containing protein, with protein MTPVDEALDEAFDDALRRADVRRLSVLVDAARCPPVVFERLLRHEDAPVRSLGLALLGERAAVGEPAELGALLPTALSAAGTWSAEDALVLAELYARLGPYVPTPYAVAGRAPAWRTARLPVRVQIAWLRAEIAGDPTTVRREPAGELLHHAVRGTGIAGARRPRQLIAELLDSGDPVLVGESLRLAREGLHAGVLSAALVRAHLARLLDVDAAPATVAAALAELAEPWAVLEPLPPGRLSAVSTLLSAAEATVRPEVAEAALTTLARYGESGVLRRAVDDPDLTPRLRRRALELLGSLATRDHIHELTAVATRDPLLFGEPAIACLRGLHRRGHFVTAPDVPAVIALALADHAIAPRDVATILFTCRQEMFRLLTDAPADDPQWPRRLDLLVALAGQGMGESGDIPVGDAIARALEATSAPRPFFDALRALRHTAAEEAVLTRLETEPGAALDTLEAIGGSRTVAALRYGLGLTASGGGGGGAGGVIAPHLRAVRNRALELLWQLTEDAAERRALLVRLGPADLPARIAADLGGPDEGELALLAARVDRADPVTALCGLAAHGGASTIPVIADLLLDVVAELALRERVLTERRRDQSPQPDGPAAGEAVVPGEVLEAVRELGRQLHARRRIRPICLLDASDADAAGNALAATVVLDLLDRPGPTDDERVILLELLTRVPYPHTRPRVHRMLRHRSPHVRKHVIALLAQDTEGDDAQALSASLITLTTADDIQTVRQALLALGHTRARWASDAIAACLDHPNMNIKKTAAGVLARAGTAVAVPQLLNWLARHDNPGFRTALVEALRSILGAAYEATLRAALDRAEEPRARTLLSDCLAECSAGRAALSDVDALETGGWQPAVALRIAGRRELPARHLLRALRPTHADWLALADSLPDSMSGTRMGLVRVAVGIRPSRLSDDERRTYARHIGLLLRCLTDKATSGASSDDGRDVVSVLEEVAPTLPTVEKRAVAATVRALSAVAPAPTLRLLRGCGAVLVRADLDQALAAAATARAGGAVLREAFGIPDAPASPTNSRAELAALADAYPTADPATRSALLDRMTALQPLDVPPWTLGETDADTSITRRPNRTVRADDLDQPRSAALRARLLGMLDAPDPDRRRTAALALLKWPDPELRSAVLRAYLHGRVDVEIPPGAVPAGALAALLGETEPGGIRYERLARVASRLGPSALEPLVPALLELWQRAPEAVRPVLAAVPADTLAVTIADRVMAGAWGFLDLLAGRPVLRTPELTEIRRRLRAERRDRVADSLVLVEGPLRDPAADRQHANVRARLTERGRPTAGPSRQDLLRLARTGSPDRIRRALTLLAADRSRSTDPDDPELRELIGELLHHPRPRVRLHAHRTSRALFDRATYLGHTSSLLNDPQPDVVRSAVRTLTHAGWEPAVPAIVALLDHPHPAVRGAAADGLKHLGRRVIPALRHTADHARPDRRSLYTSLLDRITAAEEERTT; from the coding sequence ATGACCCCGGTGGACGAAGCCCTCGACGAAGCCTTCGACGACGCGCTCCGGCGGGCCGACGTGCGTCGGCTGTCCGTGCTCGTGGACGCTGCCCGCTGCCCGCCCGTCGTCTTCGAGCGGCTGCTCCGGCACGAGGACGCCCCCGTACGGTCGCTGGGGCTTGCGCTCCTCGGAGAGCGGGCCGCCGTCGGTGAGCCGGCGGAACTCGGTGCTCTGCTGCCCACGGCACTGTCCGCCGCCGGGACCTGGTCGGCGGAGGACGCTCTCGTCCTGGCGGAGCTGTACGCGCGGCTCGGCCCGTACGTGCCGACGCCCTACGCCGTCGCGGGCCGAGCCCCGGCGTGGCGTACGGCCCGGCTCCCCGTACGCGTACAGATCGCCTGGCTGCGCGCCGAGATCGCGGGCGACCCGACGACCGTCCGGCGAGAGCCCGCGGGCGAGCTGCTTCACCACGCCGTACGCGGGACGGGCATCGCCGGGGCTCGCCGGCCCCGACAACTGATCGCGGAGCTGCTGGACAGCGGCGATCCGGTGCTGGTGGGCGAGTCGCTGAGACTGGCCCGGGAAGGCCTGCACGCCGGAGTCCTGTCGGCCGCGCTCGTACGGGCCCATCTGGCGCGCCTGCTCGATGTCGACGCGGCGCCCGCGACCGTCGCCGCCGCCCTGGCCGAACTCGCCGAGCCCTGGGCGGTGTTGGAGCCCCTGCCGCCCGGTCGCCTGTCCGCCGTGTCCACCCTGCTGAGCGCCGCCGAAGCGACCGTACGACCCGAGGTGGCCGAAGCCGCGCTCACCACACTCGCCCGCTACGGCGAGAGCGGCGTACTGCGCCGGGCCGTTGACGACCCGGACCTGACGCCCCGGCTGCGCCGCCGCGCCCTGGAACTGCTCGGCTCCCTCGCGACACGCGACCACATCCACGAGCTGACGGCCGTCGCCACCCGCGACCCGCTGCTCTTCGGCGAGCCCGCCATCGCCTGTCTGCGCGGGCTCCACCGGCGCGGACACTTCGTGACCGCCCCCGATGTCCCGGCCGTGATCGCCCTCGCGCTGGCCGACCACGCCATCGCACCGCGCGATGTCGCCACCATCCTGTTCACCTGCCGTCAGGAAATGTTCCGGTTGCTGACCGACGCCCCGGCCGATGATCCGCAGTGGCCGCGCCGCCTCGACCTGCTGGTCGCGCTGGCCGGACAGGGCATGGGGGAGTCCGGCGACATCCCGGTCGGCGACGCCATCGCCAGGGCGCTGGAGGCCACTTCGGCCCCTCGGCCGTTCTTCGACGCGCTGCGCGCGCTGCGGCACACGGCCGCCGAAGAGGCGGTGCTGACGCGGCTTGAGACGGAGCCCGGGGCCGCTCTCGACACCCTGGAGGCGATCGGGGGATCCCGGACCGTCGCCGCGCTGCGGTACGGACTCGGGCTCACGGCGAGCGGCGGCGGGGGCGGGGGCGCCGGGGGCGTCATCGCTCCCCACCTGCGCGCCGTACGGAACCGGGCACTTGAGCTGCTCTGGCAGCTCACCGAGGACGCGGCAGAGCGCCGAGCCCTCCTCGTACGTCTCGGCCCCGCCGACCTCCCCGCGCGGATCGCCGCCGATCTCGGCGGTCCCGACGAGGGCGAACTGGCGCTCCTGGCGGCCCGCGTGGACCGGGCCGACCCGGTGACGGCGCTGTGCGGACTCGCCGCCCACGGCGGCGCGAGTACGATCCCGGTCATCGCCGATCTCCTCCTGGACGTGGTGGCCGAACTGGCCCTGCGGGAGCGCGTGTTGACCGAGCGTCGCCGCGACCAGTCCCCGCAGCCTGACGGCCCGGCCGCAGGCGAGGCGGTCGTACCCGGCGAAGTCCTCGAAGCGGTACGGGAGTTGGGCCGACAGCTCCACGCCAGGCGCAGGATCCGGCCGATCTGCCTGCTCGACGCCTCCGACGCGGACGCGGCCGGCAACGCACTGGCCGCGACCGTCGTTCTCGATCTGCTCGACCGCCCCGGGCCGACCGACGACGAGCGGGTGATCCTCCTCGAACTGCTCACCAGAGTTCCGTATCCGCACACCCGGCCCCGCGTGCATCGGATGCTCCGCCACCGCAGTCCCCATGTGCGCAAACACGTGATCGCGCTGCTCGCCCAGGACACCGAAGGCGACGACGCGCAGGCGCTCTCAGCGAGCCTCATCACCCTGACCACGGCCGACGACATCCAGACCGTACGGCAGGCACTGCTCGCCCTCGGCCACACACGCGCGCGCTGGGCGTCGGACGCGATCGCCGCCTGCCTCGACCACCCGAACATGAACATCAAGAAGACCGCAGCGGGAGTGCTGGCCCGAGCAGGCACCGCGGTCGCCGTACCTCAGCTCCTCAACTGGCTTGCCCGGCATGACAATCCGGGATTCAGGACCGCACTCGTCGAGGCGCTGCGGTCCATCCTCGGTGCCGCCTACGAGGCGACACTGCGCGCAGCCCTCGACCGCGCGGAGGAGCCGCGCGCCCGCACGCTGCTGAGCGACTGCCTCGCGGAGTGCTCGGCGGGCAGGGCGGCGCTGTCCGACGTCGACGCACTGGAGACCGGCGGCTGGCAGCCGGCGGTCGCGTTGCGGATCGCCGGACGCCGGGAGCTGCCCGCGCGCCACCTGCTGCGCGCGCTGCGGCCGACGCACGCGGACTGGCTCGCCCTTGCCGACTCGCTGCCGGACTCGATGTCCGGCACGCGGATGGGTCTGGTCAGGGTGGCGGTCGGAATCCGCCCGAGCCGGCTGTCCGACGACGAGCGGCGGACCTACGCACGGCACATCGGGCTTCTGCTCAGGTGCCTGACGGACAAGGCGACGTCGGGTGCTTCTAGTGACGACGGACGCGACGTCGTCTCCGTCCTCGAAGAAGTGGCACCAACCTTGCCGACGGTGGAGAAGCGGGCCGTCGCCGCGACGGTACGTGCGCTGTCCGCCGTCGCGCCCGCGCCGACGTTGCGCCTGCTGCGCGGCTGCGGCGCCGTGCTGGTGCGCGCGGACCTGGACCAGGCGCTCGCCGCGGCGGCCACCGCCCGAGCCGGGGGAGCCGTACTGCGCGAGGCGTTCGGGATCCCGGACGCACCCGCATCCCCGACCAACTCCCGTGCGGAACTTGCCGCGTTGGCCGACGCGTATCCGACCGCCGATCCCGCGACCCGGTCCGCTCTGCTCGACCGGATGACGGCTCTCCAACCCTTGGACGTACCGCCCTGGACTCTCGGGGAGACCGACGCCGACACCTCGATCACGCGGAGACCGAACCGGACGGTGCGCGCGGACGATCTGGACCAGCCACGTTCGGCGGCCCTGCGCGCACGTCTGCTGGGCATGCTCGACGCGCCCGATCCGGACCGGCGTCGCACCGCGGCTCTCGCGCTGCTCAAGTGGCCGGATCCCGAACTCCGTTCGGCGGTTCTGCGCGCGTACCTCCACGGTCGCGTCGACGTCGAGATCCCGCCCGGCGCCGTACCGGCGGGCGCGCTCGCCGCACTGCTGGGGGAGACGGAGCCGGGCGGGATCCGGTACGAGCGGCTGGCCCGCGTGGCCTCACGACTCGGCCCGTCGGCCCTGGAACCGCTCGTACCCGCGCTTCTGGAGCTGTGGCAGCGGGCCCCGGAAGCGGTTCGTCCCGTCCTGGCCGCCGTCCCGGCGGACACGCTCGCCGTGACCATCGCCGACCGCGTCATGGCGGGCGCGTGGGGGTTCCTGGACCTTCTCGCCGGTCGTCCGGTGCTCCGCACCCCCGAGCTCACCGAGATCCGCCGCCGGCTGCGCGCCGAGCGCCGGGACCGTGTCGCCGACAGCCTCGTCCTCGTCGAAGGACCGCTGCGCGACCCGGCCGCCGATCGTCAACACGCCAACGTACGAGCGCGGTTGACGGAGCGGGGAAGACCCACGGCCGGGCCCTCCCGCCAGGATCTGCTGCGTCTGGCCCGTACCGGCAGCCCCGATCGGATCCGCCGGGCGCTCACCCTTCTCGCCGCGGACCGCTCCCGCTCGACAGACCCCGACGACCCCGAACTGCGCGAGCTGATCGGCGAGTTGCTGCACCACCCGCGGCCTCGTGTCCGGCTCCACGCCCACCGCACGTCCCGAGCGCTGTTCGACCGGGCGACGTACCTCGGCCACACGTCGTCGCTGCTGAACGATCCGCAGCCGGACGTGGTGCGCTCGGCGGTCCGCACCCTCACCCACGCGGGCTGGGAGCCCGCCGTCCCCGCGATCGTCGCCCTGCTCGACCATCCCCACCCGGCCGTACGCGGCGCGGCGGCCGACGGTCTGAAGCACCTGGGCCGGCGGGTGATCCCCGCGCTCCGGCACACGGCCGACCACGCGCGGCCCGACAGGCGGTCCCTCTACACGTCCTTGCTCGACCGGATCACGGCAGCGGAAGAGGAGAGAACAACATGA
- a CDS encoding DUF952 domain-containing protein: protein MLYHFAVLENWLADPDRPYAPPSLARDGTVHCSPTEEAVLLAVARFNHDTAGVVLAIDETRVDVPVDRVAPPARSPLAQRPGFRMARLRGPLNRDAVVQVMDIVRSQDGESWALVARDSSAT from the coding sequence ATGCTCTATCACTTCGCGGTACTGGAAAACTGGCTGGCCGATCCGGACCGGCCCTACGCGCCGCCGTCACTCGCCCGCGACGGCACGGTCCACTGCTCCCCGACCGAGGAGGCAGTGCTCTTGGCGGTCGCGCGCTTCAACCACGACACGGCCGGAGTCGTCCTGGCCATCGACGAGACAAGGGTGGACGTCCCGGTCGACCGAGTGGCACCGCCCGCCCGGTCACCGCTCGCCCAGCGCCCCGGATTCCGGATGGCCCGGCTCCGGGGACCCCTCAACCGTGACGCCGTGGTCCAGGTCATGGACATCGTCCGCAGCCAGGACGGCGAGAGCTGGGCACTGGTCGCGCGGGACAGCTCCGCCACATAG
- a CDS encoding Cmx/CmrA family chloramphenicol efflux MFS transporter, which translates to MPFAVYVLGLAVFAQGTSEFMLSGLVSGIAEDLQVSIPAAGLLTSAFAVGMVIGAPLMALFSRKWPRRRALLIFLTAFVAAHVVGAVTPGYGVLLATRIVGALANAGFWAVALVAALAMVEPAARARATSVVVGGVTVACVVGVPAGALLGEHLGWRAAFWAVALVSLPALVAIVTSVPDNRPATTTRSSAASTGTPTVRAELRALTGRRVLLTLLTMALVQGATFGAFSYLEPLATHVTGLGDGWVPALLALFGVGSFVGVTVSGRVADARRSTFVLAGMVSLALGWSALALGAVSPLAVVALVLVQGMLAFGTGSAMISQVFQLAPGAPTLAGAFATAAFNVGAAAGPWLGGLTIDAGLGFRSPVWVSAVLMVLALITAGVTRLVCSPELTTASVAVKS; encoded by the coding sequence ATGCCATTCGCTGTCTACGTGCTCGGGCTCGCCGTCTTCGCCCAGGGCACCTCCGAGTTCATGCTGTCCGGGCTCGTCTCGGGCATCGCCGAGGACCTGCAGGTGTCCATCCCCGCCGCGGGGCTCCTGACCTCGGCATTCGCCGTGGGGATGGTGATCGGCGCGCCGTTGATGGCGCTCTTCAGCCGTAAGTGGCCGCGCCGCCGCGCACTGCTGATCTTCCTGACCGCCTTCGTCGCCGCGCATGTCGTCGGCGCCGTGACCCCTGGTTACGGGGTGCTGCTCGCGACCCGGATCGTCGGCGCGCTGGCCAACGCGGGATTCTGGGCGGTCGCCCTGGTCGCCGCGCTCGCGATGGTCGAGCCGGCGGCGCGGGCGCGTGCCACGTCGGTCGTGGTCGGTGGTGTCACCGTCGCCTGTGTGGTGGGCGTGCCCGCCGGGGCGCTGCTGGGTGAACACCTGGGGTGGCGGGCCGCGTTCTGGGCGGTGGCTCTCGTGTCGCTGCCCGCCCTCGTCGCGATCGTGACCTCGGTACCGGACAACAGGCCCGCGACGACCACGAGGTCCTCGGCCGCGAGCACCGGAACTCCCACCGTACGGGCGGAGTTGCGCGCCCTCACGGGCCGGCGCGTGCTGCTCACGCTGCTGACGATGGCGCTGGTCCAGGGCGCGACGTTCGGCGCCTTCTCCTACCTCGAACCGCTGGCCACCCACGTCACCGGACTCGGCGACGGATGGGTGCCCGCCCTGCTGGCGCTGTTCGGTGTGGGGTCGTTCGTCGGCGTCACCGTCTCCGGCCGTGTCGCCGACGCGCGGCGGAGCACGTTCGTCCTGGCCGGGATGGTGTCTCTCGCGCTCGGCTGGAGCGCGCTGGCGCTGGGCGCGGTGAGTCCGTTGGCGGTGGTGGCGCTCGTCCTCGTCCAGGGGATGCTCGCGTTCGGCACCGGTTCGGCGATGATCTCCCAGGTGTTCCAACTGGCGCCCGGCGCACCGACTCTGGCCGGTGCCTTCGCGACTGCGGCCTTCAACGTCGGTGCGGCGGCCGGTCCCTGGCTCGGCGGGCTCACCATCGACGCGGGCCTGGGCTTCCGGTCACCGGTGTGGGTGAGCGCGGTGCTGATGGTCCTCGCTCTGATCACGGCCGGTGTCACCCGTCTCGTTTGCTCGCCGGAACTCACGACAGCTTCAGTCGCAGTGAAAAGCTAG
- a CDS encoding nucleotidyltransferase domain-containing protein → MPVGKDTSSPDTPLGRWECAAPAEVVRLFSVLRCPWWIAGGYAIEYAVGHAFRPHGDIDVLLLRRDQLAAQQALVGWEWWAADPPGTLRPWASGETLPVGVHDIWCRPGPGEPWKIQVMLDESHGGEWTSRHDPRVRRPVGELGVTSPEGVPYLAPEVQLFYKARQLRPKDEEDFTAVLPLLARDGRDWLARAISLAYGPQNRSRTEVSHRLHPWLARLEHAGDR, encoded by the coding sequence GTGCCGGTCGGCAAAGACACCTCCAGCCCGGACACGCCGCTCGGGAGGTGGGAATGCGCAGCGCCCGCCGAGGTGGTGCGGCTGTTCTCCGTCCTGCGTTGCCCGTGGTGGATCGCGGGCGGTTACGCGATCGAGTACGCCGTCGGCCATGCCTTCCGCCCCCACGGCGACATCGACGTCCTGCTGCTGCGCCGCGACCAACTCGCGGCGCAGCAGGCCCTGGTGGGCTGGGAGTGGTGGGCCGCCGATCCGCCGGGCACGCTGCGCCCCTGGGCGTCCGGCGAGACCCTGCCGGTCGGCGTCCACGACATCTGGTGCCGCCCCGGGCCCGGCGAGCCCTGGAAAATCCAGGTCATGCTCGACGAATCGCACGGCGGGGAGTGGACGTCGCGCCACGATCCCCGGGTGCGCCGCCCCGTCGGAGAGCTGGGCGTGACCTCCCCTGAAGGTGTGCCGTATCTGGCACCCGAGGTGCAGCTCTTCTACAAGGCGCGGCAGCTCCGCCCCAAGGACGAGGAGGACTTCACCGCCGTACTGCCGCTGCTGGCCCGCGACGGGCGTGACTGGCTCGCGCGGGCGATCTCCCTGGCGTACGGCCCGCAGAACCGATCCCGCACCGAAGTCTCGCATCGCCTGCATCCGTGGCTCGCGCGGCTGGAGCACGCGGGCGACCGGTGA
- a CDS encoding sigma-70 family RNA polymerase sigma factor has translation MDDNEFLARRFEAHRTHLRAVAYRMLGSLSEADDAVQETWFKLHRSDTSEVENLGGWLTTVVGRVCLDMLRSRSSRREDPLEEPVRLPDPIISGAAGVDPEHEVLLADSVGPALLVVLEALTPAERLAFVLHDLFGVPFAEIAPVVGRTPAAARQLASRARRRVRGAAPAPDPDVVKQREVVDAFLAAARDGDFDGLVALLDPDIVVRSDGGTLRPGGLVRGAAAVAGGAIFAARFAEVSRPALVNGAAGVVATTDGQPVSVMAFTISGGRIASIDILNDPERLGRLDLTVLDG, from the coding sequence ATGGACGACAACGAATTCCTGGCGAGGCGCTTCGAGGCGCACCGCACCCATCTGCGGGCGGTGGCCTACCGGATGCTCGGTTCGCTGAGCGAGGCGGACGACGCCGTCCAGGAGACGTGGTTCAAGCTGCACCGCTCCGACACGAGCGAGGTGGAGAATCTCGGCGGCTGGCTGACGACGGTCGTGGGCCGCGTCTGCCTGGACATGCTCCGCTCGCGTAGCTCACGGCGTGAGGACCCGCTGGAGGAGCCCGTACGGCTGCCCGACCCGATCATCAGCGGCGCGGCGGGCGTGGACCCGGAACACGAGGTGCTGCTCGCGGACTCGGTCGGGCCCGCGCTGCTCGTGGTGCTCGAAGCGCTGACTCCGGCCGAGCGGCTGGCCTTCGTCCTGCATGATCTGTTCGGGGTGCCGTTCGCGGAGATCGCCCCGGTCGTCGGCCGCACCCCGGCCGCCGCGCGGCAGCTCGCCAGCCGTGCCAGGCGGCGGGTGCGGGGGGCGGCTCCGGCCCCCGACCCGGATGTCGTCAAGCAGCGCGAGGTCGTGGACGCGTTCCTCGCGGCGGCGCGGGACGGTGACTTCGACGGGCTGGTCGCGCTGCTCGACCCGGACATCGTGGTGCGTTCGGACGGCGGGACGCTGCGTCCTGGCGGTCTGGTGCGCGGCGCTGCGGCCGTCGCGGGCGGGGCGATCTTCGCGGCCCGGTTCGCCGAGGTGTCGCGGCCGGCGCTCGTCAACGGCGCGGCGGGAGTTGTCGCGACCACGGACGGGCAGCCGGTCTCGGTCATGGCGTTCACGATCTCCGGGGGAAGGATCGCCTCCATCGACATCCTCAACGACCCCGAGCGGCTGGGCCGGCTCGATCTGACGGTCCTGGACGGCTGA
- a CDS encoding TetR/AcrR family transcriptional regulator gives MLTARGARTRQRIVEGAAGLLRERGVANVNLDDIRAVTATSKSQLFHYFPAGKSDLLLAVAEYEAEQVLADQQPMLGDLTSWDAWDAWHRRIIERYDAQRQRCPLSALTSQLGMADPATRTIVTGLYDRWHAHLVAGVRTLKDAGEIDASVDAEESATAILTAVSGGAGMLMATDRIDYLEVALAQALEGLRRRPA, from the coding sequence GTGTTGACAGCCAGAGGTGCCCGCACCAGACAGCGGATCGTGGAGGGCGCGGCCGGTCTGCTGCGCGAGCGGGGCGTCGCCAACGTCAATCTGGACGACATCCGGGCGGTGACGGCCACCAGCAAGAGCCAGCTCTTCCACTACTTCCCCGCCGGCAAGTCCGACCTGCTGCTTGCCGTGGCCGAGTACGAGGCCGAGCAGGTGCTGGCGGACCAGCAGCCGATGCTCGGCGATCTCACGTCCTGGGACGCCTGGGATGCCTGGCACCGGCGGATCATCGAGAGGTACGACGCGCAGCGGCAGCGCTGCCCGCTCTCGGCGCTGACCAGCCAGCTCGGCATGGCGGACCCGGCGACGCGCACCATCGTCACCGGCCTGTACGACCGTTGGCACGCCCATCTCGTCGCCGGGGTGCGGACACTCAAGGACGCGGGAGAGATCGACGCGTCCGTCGACGCCGAAGAGTCGGCGACCGCGATCCTGACCGCCGTCTCGGGCGGCGCTGGCATGCTGATGGCGACCGACCGGATCGACTACCTGGAAGTGGCACTCGCCCAGGCCCTCGAAGGGCTCCGACGGCGCCCTGCCTGA
- a CDS encoding SDR family NAD(P)-dependent oxidoreductase, giving the protein MGTRLRNKTALVTGSTSNIGRAIAVTLGAEGAHVIVSGRSTERGAQVVEEIRSAGGRADFVAADLDGTSRASRTLAEEATCALGGRIDILVNNVGVTTGGASTPDTTEADLDLVYAVNVKAPFFLTAAIAPAMAAAGGGAVINLGSWVARLGIPVGSGYAATKGALETLTRAWSAEFGPRGVRVNGISPGVVRAPEPGDTGPHPAAAMMNGTPAGTTGMPDAVAQAAVYLAGDEAAFVHGTVIDVDGGRVGVAVISAA; this is encoded by the coding sequence ATGGGCACACGTCTGCGGAACAAGACAGCTCTCGTCACGGGATCCACCAGCAATATCGGCCGGGCGATCGCCGTCACCCTCGGGGCCGAGGGGGCGCATGTCATCGTCTCCGGCCGCAGCACGGAGCGCGGCGCCCAGGTCGTCGAGGAGATCAGATCGGCCGGCGGGCGCGCCGACTTCGTCGCCGCCGATCTCGACGGGACGTCCCGGGCGAGCCGCACGCTCGCGGAGGAGGCGACGTGCGCGCTCGGCGGGCGGATCGACATCCTCGTCAACAATGTCGGCGTCACCACGGGTGGCGCGAGCACGCCGGACACCACCGAGGCGGACCTCGACCTGGTGTACGCGGTGAACGTGAAGGCACCGTTCTTCCTCACCGCGGCGATCGCTCCCGCCATGGCGGCGGCGGGCGGCGGCGCCGTCATCAACCTCGGGTCGTGGGTGGCCCGCCTCGGCATCCCGGTGGGCAGCGGGTACGCCGCCACCAAGGGGGCGCTGGAGACCCTGACGCGGGCCTGGTCCGCCGAGTTCGGCCCGCGCGGGGTGCGCGTCAACGGCATCTCGCCCGGGGTGGTGCGCGCGCCCGAGCCGGGTGACACCGGGCCGCACCCGGCCGCCGCCATGATGAACGGCACGCCCGCCGGAACCACAGGGATGCCGGACGCGGTGGCCCAGGCAGCCGTGTATCTCGCCGGGGACGAGGCCGCTTTCGTGCACGGCACGGTGATCGACGTGGACGGCGGACGGGTGGGCGTGGCGGTCATCTCCGCCGCGTGA
- a CDS encoding Clp protease N-terminal domain-containing protein, with protein MTHPIRLDDLIDAIKKVHTDALDQLSDAVIAADHLGDVADHLIGHFVDQARRSGASWTDIGRSMGVTRQAAQKRFVAKAQDEGTDLDASQGFSRFTDRARKVVMTSQEEARAAGNDQIRTEHLALGLLSEPKGIGALAVFAQGVTAEALRDAVEAVLPPAVGEVPDLIPYDAGGKKALELTFREALRLGHNYIGTEHILLALLEQEDGKGVLSGLGINKPATESYVSEALTAIVAAQENA; from the coding sequence ATGACGCATCCCATCCGGCTCGACGATCTGATCGACGCCATCAAGAAGGTTCACACCGACGCTCTCGACCAGCTCTCCGACGCGGTCATCGCCGCGGATCATCTCGGCGACGTGGCGGATCACCTGATCGGTCACTTCGTCGATCAGGCACGACGCTCCGGCGCCTCCTGGACGGACATCGGCCGCAGCATGGGGGTCACCCGGCAGGCCGCCCAGAAGCGGTTCGTCGCGAAGGCCCAGGACGAGGGGACCGACCTCGACGCCAGCCAGGGGTTCAGCCGCTTCACCGACCGGGCCAGGAAGGTGGTGATGACCTCCCAGGAGGAGGCCCGCGCCGCCGGCAACGACCAGATCCGGACGGAACACCTCGCGCTGGGCCTGCTGAGCGAGCCCAAGGGAATCGGCGCGCTGGCCGTCTTCGCGCAGGGCGTGACGGCGGAAGCCCTGCGTGACGCGGTCGAGGCCGTCCTGCCCCCGGCCGTCGGGGAGGTGCCCGACCTCATTCCGTATGACGCGGGCGGGAAGAAGGCCCTGGAACTCACCTTCCGCGAGGCCCTGCGCCTGGGGCACAACTACATCGGCACGGAGCACATCCTGCTCGCCCTGCTCGAACAGGAGGACGGCAAGGGGGTACTCAGTGGGCTCGGTATCAACAAGCCGGCCACCGAGTCCTACGTCTCCGAGGCGCTGACCGCCATCGTCGCCGCACAGGAGAACGCCTGA